A genomic stretch from Acidimicrobiia bacterium includes:
- a CDS encoding ABC transporter ATP-binding protein produces TTTARYALELVDVRAAYGTITVLDGVTLRLEPRKVFALLGPNGAGKSTTLKVISGQLPPFDGTVSLFGQRVNGWSPDRLARAGLCTIPEGRGIFPNLSVLENLRMITYTGVSLRDVEERAFQRFPRLGDRRKQVAGTLSGGEQQMLSMARAMATEPRVLLLDELSMGLAPLIVEELYEVVGRIAAEDVAIVIVEQFAHEVLGVADVAAIMLHGRIQYTGPPREVGETLQRAYLGGAVPE; encoded by the coding sequence CGACCACGACGGCGCGGTACGCGCTCGAGCTCGTCGACGTCCGCGCCGCGTACGGCACGATCACCGTGCTCGACGGCGTCACGCTGCGGCTCGAGCCCCGGAAGGTGTTCGCCCTGCTCGGCCCGAACGGGGCCGGGAAGAGCACCACCCTGAAGGTCATCAGCGGCCAGCTGCCCCCGTTCGACGGCACGGTCTCGCTGTTCGGCCAGCGGGTGAACGGCTGGTCCCCGGACCGCCTGGCCCGAGCCGGGCTGTGCACGATCCCCGAGGGCCGCGGCATCTTCCCGAACCTCAGCGTGCTCGAGAACCTGCGCATGATCACGTACACCGGCGTCTCGCTGCGCGACGTCGAGGAGCGGGCCTTCCAGCGGTTCCCGCGGCTCGGCGACCGCCGCAAGCAGGTGGCGGGGACGCTGTCGGGCGGCGAGCAGCAGATGCTGTCCATGGCCCGGGCCATGGCCACCGAGCCGCGCGTCCTGCTGCTCGACGAGCTGTCGATGGGCCTGGCCCCGCTCATCGTCGAGGAGCTGTACGAGGTCGTCGGCCGCATCGCCGCCGAGGACGTGGCGATCGTCATCGTCGAGCAGTTCGCGCACGAGGTGCTCGGCGTCGCCGACGTGGCCGCGATCATGCTCCACGGCCGGATCCAGTACACGGGCCCGCCCCGGGAGGTTGGCGAGACG